The Rickettsia typhi str. Wilmington sequence TGTTTTTTTCTAAGATTATACTACTAACAAAAGAGCAATGATTTTATTTTGAAGTCAATAAATCATTTTACTAAATTAATGCGTGAAGATATCGATTTGATCCCAACCTATAAGGTCTAAATTAACTCTTGTTGGTAAAAAACGAAAAATCTCATGTGCAAGTTCAAGTCTATTTTCTCTAAATAGCATTTTTTGTAAAATATCTTTTAATTGATGCAAATAAAGTACATCTTTTGCTGCATATTCTTTTTGTTCTAAAGATAAATTGTCAGTACCCCAATAGGAAGATTGTTGTTGTTTTGAAATATTTATATTAAGCAATTCTCTGCATAAATCTTTAAGACCATGGCTATCAGTGTAGGTTCTAACTAATTTTGAGGAAATTTTAGTACAAAAGATATTTTCTAAATCTATACTTAAATATTTTTTTATAGATGCTAAATCAAATCTAGCAAAATGAAATATCTTGCATCTAGTTTTATCTAACAATAGCGCTTTAAGATTAGGAGCAGTATAATCTTGATTTATAAAATGAACAAGATGAGCTGCACCGTTACCGTTACTAAATTGAAGTAAACATAGTTTATCTCTATGTATATTTAATCCCATCGTTTCGGTATCTACCGCGATATCTCCTTCAAGTTTAAAATTATTAGGTAAGTCGTTTTGATAAATTTTTATGTTCATAAATTATGTTTAATTTTAAATCAATAATGTTATTATTAACTAATCTATTTTTTATTAATTACAAAAATTAGAAGTGGTACTAAATATTTTGTGAGATTTATTCGACAATTACTTTGTCAGTTTTTTATAATAACTACCTACCTTTGATTGGCGATATCTTTGATTGTAAAGACCTGCTCATTTGGAGCAGCTATTCCTAAAATTTTTTTTACTTGTTCTTCTAACATATCTTTATTTAATGATTCTGTTCGAAGCAATTTAACGTTATGTTCAAGTTCTACTCTTTTTGCTCGTAAAATTTTTAATTCATCATACGCTTTTTCAAGTTGCCTATTAACTTTTAAATATGCAATAATACCTTTGTTGCCATATATGCAATGAAAAATAAAATACACAAGCAGTAACGCTAAAAAGATATTTAAAATTATTTTTTTAGAATGCTTGTTAAAATGTATTATCATAAATAAATATTTATACCAAAGAATACTGGAGCTGTTAAAATAATACTATCAAATCTGTCTAGCACTCCTCCATGACCAGGTATTATATGACCACTATCTTTAATATTAAATTTTCGTTTAAAATATGAAATAAATAAATCACTTGATTGAGCTATTAATGCTAGTATACAACTAATAATAAACAAATATATTTTGTTTGAAAAATAGTAATTTTCAATATGATAATATGGTATTAAACTAACTAATACTGCAATTAAACCTGCTGATATTGTTCCAATAATGAGACCAGTCCAAGTTTTTTTAGGACTAATTTTTGGAGCAAGCTTTGTACCTTTAAAAGTTTTGCCTCCAATCATTGCAAAAGTATCTACTGACCAAATTATGCAAAAATAAAGCATAATAACCAATCTATTACTCTCTTGCGTACTTAAAAATATTAATAGACTTATAGGAATCGGAATAATAATGAACCCAATTAATAGATAATGAATCGAAGAAGAGGTCATATTACACCATTCACTTAACATTCCAAGACCAACTAATATCATTAGAATATAGAATAAAGTCTTAAACCATAATATGGCTACAACAAATAACGAAACTAGAACTATACCAGATATTATTCTTAAATAGATATTTTGTTTATCTTTTGCCAAATGTTCTTTTTCTTTTTGAGTAATCATTTATAGCTTCATGTATATCATCTTTATTAAAATCAGGCCAATATTTTTGTGAGAAATATAATTCAGCATACGCTGCTTGCCAAAGCAAAAAATTACTGATGCGATAAACTCCACCAGATCTTATTAATAAATCTACATCCGGCATTTCTGGATCATATAAAGCATGCTGTATATCATTTTCGCTCACTTGTTTTTTCCCATTTGCAATAATTTTTGTGCATGCATCAACTATTTCTTGGCGGCTTCCATAACTAAAAGCTATACACAGTTTTATTTTATTATTATTTTGTGTTAATTCTATAGCATTATTTATTTGTTTTTGCAATGAGCTTCTTAATAAATTAAGCCTTCCTATTACTTTTATTTTAACTCCGTTTTCATGTAAACTATCTAATTCATTTTTTAAATAGAGACTTAATAGTTTTATTAAGAAATTTACCTCAGAGCTTGAGCGTTGCCAGTTTTCCGAAGAGAAAGTGTATAAAGTTATATAAGGTATATTAAGGTTAATAAATTCCGGTAGTAATTCACGAATTTTATCGGCCCCTGCTTTATGTCCTTCAGATTTTGTTAAGTTATGTTGATCTGCCCAACGTGCATTACCATCCATTATTATTGCTAAATGTTTTATAGTAGTCATTATTGTATATTTTAGATGTTGTTTTATAGATCAATGTACCTGGTATCATATAGTATGATTGACCATGGTATATAGAATAACAACTTAAATAATGTTTTTTTATTTATTTTTTATGTATCAAGCTATACGTAATAATATAGCAAACAAAAGTTATATTTTAGGTATTTCTATTCTTACCAATAGTCCACCTAAATTCTTACTATCTTCTAAATAAATACAACCTTTATGATTATTTATTATTTCTTTAGTGATAGCAAGTCCAAGTCCTACATTGCTTGAATTATCAAGTTGTCTTGCTTTATCAGATCTATAAAATGGTTTAAATACAAGATGTTTTTCCATATCATCTATACCGATACCGTTATCTTCTATAATTATAGTTACGGTAGATTGATTATTTTTCACAGAAATTTCAATTTTAGTCCCATATTTTATAGCGTTACCGATTAAATTAGACAATGCTCTTTCAAAAGAATTTGGTTTCATGAGTACTGCTAGTTTATTTAAATTAGTAGATTTTATAAATTCAATATTTATATGAGGCCATTTATTTAAAAGATGCTCAATCCAAGGTAATAATAAAATTTCTTCAAATTCTTCTGTACTTTCGCCTTTAGCAAAATCTAAATAAGAATTTATCATTTGCTGCATAGTTAATATATCTTGTTTAAATCCTTTGATTGCTTCGTTTTCTTCCATCAATTCAAGTTGTAATTTCATTCTTGTTAAAGGAGTTCTAAGGTCATGTGAGATCATAGCAAGCATATTAGTTCTTTTATTAATTTGTTTTTCAATACGAGCTTTCATTTTTAAAAAAGCAAGTCCTGCGTTTCTTATTTCTAAAGCACCTGAAGGTTTGAAATTGTTGCTTTTTAAAATACCTCGACCAAATTTATCCATACTATCAGCAAGTGTTAATATTGATTTAATTTGATTTTTTGAAAAAATAATAGAAACAGAAAGTAATATAATAGTTAAAGATATAATCCATAAAACAAATATATATACTGTAGGGTTAAGTAATAATTTTGCAGGAAAAGTAATATATAATATTCCATCTTTTAATTCTAAAAATACTTCAATTTTATTTTCCTTATTCAGTTTAACTATATTTTTTTCATAAATCTTTGTAGCTAAAATATTTTTAAATATAGTTAAAGGTTCACTTAATTTAGACTGTTTTATAGATAACTTTTTATTAAACTGAAACTGATAAGATAAATTAAGATAATTTTCTAATAAATGTGTGCTCTCTCTTGAATTATTTTTATGCTCTTTAATAAGTGATTCAATTTCATTGATAATAATAGTACTAGTATAATATGAAACATTATACCAATGACGATCGTAAAACAAAAATATAGCAACTATTTGTCCTATTAAAATTGGAATGATGATAATAAACATGAACCGTATAAATAATGTTTTCGGTAATAGTTTAGATATAAAGTGCATAGCCATCATTACGCACTGTTTTTAAATATTTTGGTTCTTTTGGGTTATCTTCTATTTTACTTCTTATTCTTGTAATCTGTACGTCTATAGAACGCATACTCAGTCCTCCCATTATTTTTGAAAGTTCAAAACGACTAGTAGACTTCCCGGAATTTTTTATTAATATCTCAAGTAGTTTTTGCTCAGTAGAGCTAAGAGATACAATTTGATTATTTTTAGTAAATTCTTTTGTAGTGCAATTATACAAATTATTGCCAAATTTAATTATATTTGTTGCTTTCTTAAAGTTATAGTTATTGATTAAGTTATTTATTCGCAGTAATAATTCTCTTGGTTCAAAAGGTTTAGTGATATAATCAGATGCACCAGCTTCAAGCCCTTTAACACGCTCATTGGCTTCTGATAAAGCAGTAAGCATAACTATAGGAATAGTATTACCAGCATCCCTTATAGTAGTGGCAAAATCAAGCCCTGTTATTTCAGGTAACATAACATCTAAAATGATTAGATCATAATTAGAAGTTTTTAATAGATTTTTAGCTTCTATAACTGAGTTTGCCGTTGATACTAAAAAGTTATTTTTATTTAAAAACTGCTTTAAAAGTGCTAATATTCTGCTATCATCATCTACAATTAAAATATGTGGTTGCATTTATACTCATTTTTTATCTCGTGGCTTGAACACGGGCTCAAAATTATTAATATCATAGTTGTTTTTTGCTCTCGTGGTTACACCACGGGATGGAACCTCTAATTTAATATAAATATAACTTAATAACAATGATAAAACTAGAGCAAATTTGTCGGTATGTTTGGATTAATGGTGATTTAATCCCTTATCAATTTGCAAGGATTCATGTTTTAACTCATAGCCTCCATTATTCAGGATCGGTATTTGAGGGTGAGAGAGCTTATAACGGAAAAGTTTTTAAACTAAAAGAACATACAGAAAGATTAATACAATCAGCAGAAGCACTAGGTTTGAAAGTGCCTTATAGTGTAGACGAGATAATAAAAGCGCATGAATTTTTAATAACACACAATAATATTAAGGATGCATATATAAGACCGCTTATTTGGTGTGGAGATGAGTCGCTAAATATTACTAATCCTGCTTTGTCTACTAATTTTTTGATTGCAAGTATTCCATCAATGCCAATGTCTTGCGAACAAGGGGTGAATTTACATGTAAGTAGATGGCGTAAAGCAATGCCTGATAGCACACCGGTACAATCTAAATCTGCTGCTCAATATAATATGGCAATAACGAGTAAAAAAGAAGCTAAAGCTCTTGGCTATGATGATGCATTATTACTTGATTATGAAGGGTTTATTGCTGAATGTACTACAACAAACATTTTTTTTGTTAAAGATACAACATTATATACTCCTATTGCTGATAGATTTTTAAACGGTATTACACGAAAGACTATTATTGAAATTGCAAAAAATTTATGTCTAGAAGTAAAAGAAGAGCGTTTAAAATTAGCACAAATAGAGTATTTTACTGGGTGTTTTGTGACAGGTACGGCAATTGAGGTACAGAATATTAGTTCTATAGATCTTGGCGATAAAAAGATTCTTTTTGAAGATTGCAAAATTGCAGATCTGTTAAAAAAAGAATATTTACGTATTGTTAGAGGATAGATACAATGCCATGAATTTGTGCAATTTTAGCATTGTCACTTCATGTTGTGTGGCTAGGTATATGGGATCAAAAATACTAATATTATATTTTAAAAGTTATTTTAGATCCAGTTGTAAAGCACAACAGTATGACAACGAAATCGTTTTTTAAGCCATGTAATAACATCAATTCCTATTATTATATAAACATCTTAGTATAACAGTAACGTAACAATTAAAATAAGAAAAATTATGTATAACATATTTAAAGGTTTAATTACTGCACTGATAACACCTTTTAAAAATAATAAACTAGACTTATATGCTTTCGAGAGTATTCTAAACCAGCAAATAAAGCATGAAGTCGATGCAGTATTAATTGCAGGCTCAACAGGAGAAGCTAATAGTTTAAGTTTTGAAGAATATAAATTATTACTGAAAACTAGTGTAGAAATTGTTAATAATCGTATGCCTATAATAAGTGGATGTTCTTCAAATAATACTGCTTATGCAATAGAGCTTGCAATAGCATCTAAAAAAATTGGTGTTGATGGTTTTATGGCTAGCCCTCCATCTTATGTAAAACCGACTCAACACGGAATTTATAAGCATTTTGAAGCATTACATGAAGCGTGTAATTTACCTATAATGTTATATTCCGCTCCAACTAGAAGCGGAGTAGATTTTTCTGATGAGACAATATTAAGACTTAGCAAGTTACCGCGTATTTTAGCATTAAAAGATTGTGGGGTAGATTTAGAGCGTCCTATGCGAATTAGAGCAATAGTTAAAGAGGATTTTAATATTTTAACCGGTAATGATGAAGTAGTTTTAGCATTTCATGCACAAGGTGTAATAGGGTGGATTTCCGTAACCTCTAATATTGCACCTAAGATATGTAAAGAGTTATTAGACAAGTGGTATAATAATGATATTCAAGGTGCATTAGAGATGCATCAGAAATTACTACCTTTATATAAAGCATTATTTTTAGAATCTAATCCAATTCCAGTAAAATATGCTGCACATTATTTAGGTTTATGTGAAAATGAAATTAGATTACCCTTAACTGAAGCAAGTGATAGTGCGAAAAAACAAATTAAAAAAATTATAACATCACTATCTATAAAAATATGACAGAATATAAGAAAGTTATTGCACAGAATAAGAAAGCAATTTTCAATTATTTTATTGAAGAAATATTAGAAGCAGGTATTGTATTAAAGGGTAGCGAAGTACAGTCTCTACGTCAAGGTAAAGCTTCCATAGATGAAAGTTACGCATCAGATAATGGACATGAGGTATTTTTGTATAATTGCCATATTACAGAATATGAAAAAGCAAATAGATTTAATCATTCTACTCGTAGACCACGTAAATTATTATTACATACTAAAGAGATCAAGAAAATTATTGGTAAAATTAGAATAAAAGGCTATACGCTAGTTGCGCTTTCTATGTATTTTAATAAAAATAATAAAGTAAAAGTTGAGCTTGGCATCGCTAAAGGTAAGAAGTTATACGATAAAAGAGCTACAATTAAAGAAAAAGATTGGAAAAAAGATCAGAGCAGGTTAATAAGACAGAAATAAGTTATACTAGGTGCAGTTCCGTCATGTGGAAAGAGTTGTAGTACTTACACATATTAGTAACTGGTACATCTCAGCACAGTGCAAACTTATTATTTTTTTTTGAGATCTTCTACTTTTTATTCATATTAAATTAAAAGGATATTTATGAAGCATATTATAGGTAAAATATTGGTTATATTTGTAGTTATTATAGGAGTTTTATTTGTTGTTAAAACAATAAAAACTTATTCTACAAATTCAATTTTTGTTGAGGTTAAACAAAGCGAAGATGCAAAAAAATGTGAAGAGGCAAGAATACAAGAAATAATCAAAGATTATTTACTGAAAACACCAGAAATAATAATAGAATCAATAGAAGGTTTGCAAAAGCGTAAAATACATGAAAACGAGACTAAAATTAATAATTATCTCAAAGCTAATAAATCGACTATTGAAAATAGCGCAAACTTTCCTGTTATAGGGAATCAAAACGGTGATATAACAATAATTGCTTTTTATGATTATAATTGTTCTTTTTGTAAAAAAGGTGATATTTCTATAAATGAATTATTACAAAATGATCAAAAAGTTAAAGTTGTATTAAGACCACTCCCTATACTTGGCGATGCTTCAGAATATCTTGCAAGAATAGTGTTGGCAGTTTATAAGGTTAATCCTAATAAATTTAAAGTTATTCATGATGCATTAATAAAGATCAGAACTGCTTCTCAGGAATCCATAAAAGAGTTATTAATCGAGCATGGATTAAATTCCACAGAAATTGAAAAAATTGCTGATAGTAATGAGATTAAAGATTTAATTACTCAAAATATAAAAATCGCTAGAAGTCTTAGAATGCAAGGCGTACCTACGTATATAATCGATTCAAAATTAATACATGGATTAATAGATTTACCGCAATTATTAAATTTAGTTAAAGAAATTATGGATAATAAGTTTTCTTAAACACTATAAATTTGTATCTTTTCAAAAGTATTGCGTCTTCTTGCCAGATAGACTTGTAAAACTCAATCGATGTAATCCTGTAATCCAGTACGGGTCGCCATCTAAACAAATAATGTTAATATTAAGTAAATATATAAAATTATTGGAAAATTTAAATTTGGTTATACGTGGGTTATGCATGATAAATCTTTTATAGAAATTACCTCTTGCTTGCCCTAACATTGTTACTAAAATTTTTCTATCTTCTTTTTAAGAATTTTACAATTTATACAACATCATAATGGAGCTAAGCTAATTTAGCATTAGATTTTTATCGTCATGAAAAGATATTTTCTAATATAGCATTATATTAGAATGTTAGCCCTTATTACAAGTACAAAGCAGAAATTTGAAATCAAAATTAATAAACCACACTAATAATAAATAGTTTAAGTTTTTCAAATTACTTATAAAGTCAACTATTTATTATTTAATATTGAGTTAGTAAATTTATTTTATTCTAGATTTTATTTAGTAAATCTAACATCGTTTTACCAATATCAGCAGGTGATTTAGTGATAGTAACTCCAGCGCTTTGTAGTGCTTCAAGCTTATCTTTTGCACTCCCTTTGCCGCCAGAAATAATGGCTCCGGCATGGCCCATTCTTTTATCTGAAGGTGCTGTAATACCTGCAATAAAGCTAACAATAGGTTTTTTGATTTTAGATTGTTTAATAAAATCAGCCGCATCTTCTTCGGCGTTACCACCAATTTCACCAATCATAATAATTGCTTTTGTTTCATCATCTTGCAAAAACATCTCAATACACTCAACAAAACTAGTGCCATTAACAGGATCACCACCTATACCGATACATGTAGATTGTCCAAGTCCTACTGCAGTTGTCTGTGCAACTGCTTCATAAGTTAGAGTACCTGATCTTGAAACTATACCTATAATGCCTGTTTTATGAATATGTCCAGGCATAATGCCGATTTTACATTCACCTGGTGTAATAACCCCAGGACAATTAGGACCGATTAATCTCGTTTTAGAACCGATTAAAGCACGTTTTACTTTTACCATATCAAGCACTGGAATGCCTTCTGTTATACACACTACTACTTCAATTTTAGCATCGATTGCTTCTAATATCGAATCAGCAGCAAATCCAGGCGGGACATATATAACGCTTGCATTCGCATCAGTTTTTGCTTTTGCTTCATGTACTGTGTTGTATACAGGTAAATTAAGGTGCGTATGTCCTCCTTTCCCTGGGGTCACACCGCCAACCATATTAGTACCATAAGCTATAGCTTGTTCAGAATGAAAAGTGCCTTGTGATCCTGTAAAACCCTGACATATAACTTTTGTTTTTTTATTTATTAATATTGCCATGTGAAATAATTTTTATTGTTTATTTTACTTTGATGTTACTGATTAACTTAATCATGAAATTTACTTTTAAATACTGCAGTGTACACTAAATTGGTTTTTTCTGAGTTATATAACCACATTTACTTGCAATAGCGTATTTACCGTATAGCTTCAACTATCTTATTTGCTGCATCTGCTAAATCATGTGCTGGTATTATTTTTAAATTGGAATTTGACAAAATTTCTTTACCTTTTTCAACGTTTGTACCTGCTAAGCGAACTACTAATGGTACTGTTATACCTATGTCTCTTGCAGCGGCAATAATTCCTTCTGCTATAATATCACAACGCATAATACCGCCAAAAATATTAACTAAAATTCCTTTTACTTCTTTATCTGATAGAATTATTTTTAATGCTTCTTTTACACGCTCACGGTCTGCGCCACCGCCTACATCTAAGAAATTTGCAGGTGAAGCACCGTAAAGCTTAATAATATCCATAGTCGCCATTGCAAGACCAGCACCATTAACCATACAACCAATATTACCGTCCATTTTTACATAACTAAGTCCTGCATTCGCTGCTCGCGTTTCTAGCGGATCTTCTTCATCATGATCACGCATTGCAGTAATATTTGGATGTTTAAATAAGCCATTATCATCAAAAGTGATTTTTGCATCTAAGGCCAATAAGTTTTTATAGCTATTTATAATTAACGGGTTAATTTCAATTTGTGTTGCATCAGTTTCAATAAAAGCATTATAGACTGATTTTACTATTTCTTTCATCTGTTTAGCTTGGCTATCCTTGAATCCTAACCCATACGCTATGCCTCTCATATGAAAATCTTGTAAACCAGTTGCAGGATCAACTGCAAATTTAATAATTTTTTCCGGCATTTTTTCTGCTACTGCTTCAATATCAACACCACCTTCAGTAGAAGCTATGAAAGTAATACAGCTAGCCGATCTATCAAATACGATACTAAAATAATATTCTTTTAAAATATCACAGCCTGATTCGATATAAAGATGATTTACTTTTTGTCCTTGAGGTCCTGTTTGATGCGTTACTAAATTAATACCAAACATATCATGAGCCACTTTTTTGGCTTCTTCTTTACTTTTTACGACTTTAACTCCGCCTGCTTTACCTCTACCTCCTGCATGGATTTGTGCTTTAACTACATATACTTTCGTGTTTAATTTATCTATAGCTTCATTAATCTTTTCAGTTTTAGTAACAACTAATCCGGTGGACGTAGGTACGCCATATTTTCTTAAAATCTCTTTTGCTTGATATTCATGAATATTCATTTTAAATAATTTTTTAAATAATAAAATCTTAGTATAAGAATTAATTTGTAAACTGTAAAGAAGAGAGTTTGCAATAGCTAGTCATTCTCGAAACTTAATCTCAGGATCTAATGTCACAGATTGAAAACAATGTGGTTAAGCTACAGAAAATTATACTCTCTCAATATTGCTTAAAAACCAATCAACTTCTTTGGTGTTAGCATTACGTGTAAATGTCCATTCTTCTTGTAAATTTTCAATTTTGTCAACTACGTTTTTGCCTTGAAATAGCAACTTAATAAATATGTTATTACCAAACATATAAATTTCTGAATATTTTGCACTTAAAGCTGATGAGTCAAAAAAATCGCCATATGACGGTGTAATTTTTTCAAATTCTTCTAAGTATCTTTTGTCTATAAGCTCAGTTAATTCTTTAATATCTTTTTTATAAGCAGCCTCTATAATCATTTGGAAAGCAGTTTTGGCATTATTTATAAATTTAACTGGATCAAAGGAATAAAGGCGTTTATGTATTTGTTCCATTCCATCTACAACCGCATTGATATTATGCTCGACTATTATATCTTTAAAAACTTTAATATCTTGGACTCTTGAAATATTTTTTTCTGCTATTTTATTAGCTTTAACTGTACTGTAAGTTACATCCTTAATCATAGGTTCGCCAAAATAAGATTTATTCTTTATCTGTTCCTCTTCTGAGGTAGAACCGAGAGTCGTAATTAATTTATTAATAATGTAAAAGGCAATAATGGCAAAAATTAATAACTCTATTATTTGAGGAGACATTTTCTATTTTTTTTATTAAACGATTATCATTTATCTTAATATAAAAAAATAATCTTTTAAAGTATTTAATAAAAATAAAGATTTATTTTTATTAAAAAATTATATTTAAGATTTAAAAATTGCTATATCTCAATTATTGATATTGTAGTTTTGTATTTGTTAATTATATTTAATCAGCATTATTATAGTCTTTAATGTTATTACACTATTTAGTACTTTTGTACTATAAGTTTTTGTTTAGTATAACGAATATTATCATTTTCAATGATTAATTTATCATTTAGTACATATCTATTAATTTGTTTTGTCTTTAAGACTGCTACTTTTTAATAGCTTTTCTATTTTTATTGCATTATCAAATCCGTAATCGTAATGAAACCTTATTTCAGGCGAGAATTTCATGTTTATTTTATTAGTAATAAAATTTCTGATAGCATGTTTAGAATTATTTAACGCATCCATAATGTCATTAAATGTTAATTTAGTATTAAAGGGAAAGAAATAACAATTAGCTATTTTTAGGTCTGCTGTTACGACAATCTTTGTAATAGTGAGAGGACAATCAAAAAGTCTTCTATCCAGCATTTTACCACGTTTTAGAATTTCTATTAACACTTCATTTATAATGCTTGCTAATTTTTGTTGTCTATGAGAATTAGTTTTGGTTAATTTTTTCATTCGTTAAGATATATAGATTTTTAAAGCATAATAGCATGCTTTGGCAAAACAACCAATACTTAAAAATTTTAGAAATTTTGTTTTAAAAAAACCTGAAAATAAGGCAACAAAGCATCCCCAAAACGGGAAATAAATTAAGAAAATTATAAATATTTCATATTTATAATATAATTTTGTTAAATTTTTATGTCTTAAGATATTTTGTTCGTTTTTGGAAGCATAAAAAATATTTAAAACTATTCTTCCAAAAATATAATTCACTGTATTACCGCTAAGAGAAGAACAAATAGCTACTAGCAGCATTATTAATCTATTATAGCCTACGAACATTTTCATCGAATGAAATATTAATTCATTTTGGAAACCGATAATAAGATTTGAGACAAAACTATCAACGAATAATAAACTATATGCTTCAAATTGATTCATAAATGTAATAATTTTTTCTTTGATAATTATTTCTATCAAAAAAATGGGAATATAAAGTAATAAAAATTATAATGGACTTCCATCTTTATGATAAATTTAATTTTTAATTTAGTATTTTTACTATATAATGAAATACTAAATATTAGAAATCAAAAATAATCAACAACAATGAAAAAGCAAATTATTTATCCTGATTTTATCGCGCGAATTTTTTCTACAGCACTTGATTTATCATTAATTGCCTTTATAGCAATCCCAATATCACAATTTTGTTTTTTTAATTTATTATGGTTGTTTTTTAATGATTATTTTCTTAGCATTAAGATTAATATTCATAATCCTAATGAAATGCTGAACTCAGTTATGAGTCAGGAATTTTATGAATATCTTAAAGTAGGAAATTTTAATAAATATATTATGTTTAATATTTCAATTTTTACTACTAATATATTAGTGATATGCTCATATTTCATAACGTTTTGGTATTATAAAGGCACAACGCTTAGTAAAATGTTTTTACGTATGAAAATAGTCGATGCTATCACATTAAATCGTCCTACTTTAAAGCAGTTAATTAAAAGATTTT is a genomic window containing:
- a CDS encoding FtsB family cell division protein is translated as MIIHFNKHSKKIILNIFLALLLVYFIFHCIYGNKGIIAYLKVNRQLEKAYDELKILRAKRVELEHNVKLLRTESLNKDMLEEQVKKILGIAAPNEQVFTIKDIANQR
- the smpB gene encoding SsrA-binding protein SmpB encodes the protein MTEYKKVIAQNKKAIFNYFIEEILEAGIVLKGSEVQSLRQGKASIDESYASDNGHEVFLYNCHITEYEKANRFNHSTRRPRKLLLHTKEIKKIIGKIRIKGYTLVALSMYFNKNNKVKVELGIAKGKKLYDKRATIKEKDWKKDQSRLIRQK
- the uppS gene encoding polyprenyl diphosphate synthase, producing the protein MTTIKHLAIIMDGNARWADQHNLTKSEGHKAGADKIRELLPEFINLNIPYITLYTFSSENWQRSSSEVNFLIKLLSLYLKNELDSLHENGVKIKVIGRLNLLRSSLQKQINNAIELTQNNNKIKLCIAFSYGSRQEIVDACTKIIANGKKQVSENDIQHALYDPEMPDVDLLIRSGGVYRISNFLLWQAAYAELYFSQKYWPDFNKDDIHEAINDYSKRKRTFGKR
- a CDS encoding sensor histidine kinase, which encodes MHFISKLLPKTLFIRFMFIIIIPILIGQIVAIFLFYDRHWYNVSYYTSTIIINEIESLIKEHKNNSRESTHLLENYLNLSYQFQFNKKLSIKQSKLSEPLTIFKNILATKIYEKNIVKLNKENKIEVFLELKDGILYITFPAKLLLNPTVYIFVLWIISLTIILLSVSIIFSKNQIKSILTLADSMDKFGRGILKSNNFKPSGALEIRNAGLAFLKMKARIEKQINKRTNMLAMISHDLRTPLTRMKLQLELMEENEAIKGFKQDILTMQQMINSYLDFAKGESTEEFEEILLLPWIEHLLNKWPHINIEFIKSTNLNKLAVLMKPNSFERALSNLIGNAIKYGTKIEISVKNNQSTVTIIIEDNGIGIDDMEKHLVFKPFYRSDKARQLDNSSNVGLGLAITKEIINNHKGCIYLEDSKNLGGLLVRIEIPKI
- the dapA gene encoding 4-hydroxy-tetrahydrodipicolinate synthase, with product MYNIFKGLITALITPFKNNKLDLYAFESILNQQIKHEVDAVLIAGSTGEANSLSFEEYKLLLKTSVEIVNNRMPIISGCSSNNTAYAIELAIASKKIGVDGFMASPPSYVKPTQHGIYKHFEALHEACNLPIMLYSAPTRSGVDFSDETILRLSKLPRILALKDCGVDLERPMRIRAIVKEDFNILTGNDEVVLAFHAQGVIGWISVTSNIAPKICKELLDKWYNNDIQGALEMHQKLLPLYKALFLESNPIPVKYAAHYLGLCENEIRLPLTEASDSAKKQIKKIITSLSIKI
- a CDS encoding branched-chain amino acid transaminase is translated as MTMIKLEQICRYVWINGDLIPYQFARIHVLTHSLHYSGSVFEGERAYNGKVFKLKEHTERLIQSAEALGLKVPYSVDEIIKAHEFLITHNNIKDAYIRPLIWCGDESLNITNPALSTNFLIASIPSMPMSCEQGVNLHVSRWRKAMPDSTPVQSKSAAQYNMAITSKKEAKALGYDDALLLDYEGFIAECTTTNIFFVKDTTLYTPIADRFLNGITRKTIIEIAKNLCLEVKEERLKLAQIEYFTGCFVTGTAIEVQNISSIDLGDKKILFEDCKIADLLKKEYLRIVRG
- a CDS encoding response regulator transcription factor translates to MQPHILIVDDDSRILALLKQFLNKNNFLVSTANSVIEAKNLLKTSNYDLIILDVMLPEITGLDFATTIRDAGNTIPIVMLTALSEANERVKGLEAGASDYITKPFEPRELLLRINNLINNYNFKKATNIIKFGNNLYNCTTKEFTKNNQIVSLSSTEQKLLEILIKNSGKSTSRFELSKIMGGLSMRSIDVQITRIRSKIEDNPKEPKYLKTVRNDGYALYI
- a CDS encoding phosphatidate cytidylyltransferase: MITQKEKEHLAKDKQNIYLRIISGIVLVSLFVVAILWFKTLFYILMILVGLGMLSEWCNMTSSSIHYLLIGFIIIPIPISLLIFLSTQESNRLVIMLYFCIIWSVDTFAMIGGKTFKGTKLAPKISPKKTWTGLIIGTISAGLIAVLVSLIPYYHIENYYFSNKIYLFIISCILALIAQSSDLFISYFKRKFNIKDSGHIIPGHGGVLDRFDSIILTAPVFFGINIYL
- a CDS encoding ribonuclease D, with product MNIKIYQNDLPNNFKLEGDIAVDTETMGLNIHRDKLCLLQFSNGNGAAHLVHFINQDYTAPNLKALLLDKTRCKIFHFARFDLASIKKYLSIDLENIFCTKISSKLVRTYTDSHGLKDLCRELLNINISKQQQSSYWGTDNLSLEQKEYAAKDVLYLHQLKDILQKMLFRENRLELAHEIFRFLPTRVNLDLIGWDQIDIFTH